The DNA window GTGAAGGCCGAGAGCCGGTCTTCGAGCAGGATGAAGGCGATGGCGCCCCAGAGCGGGCCCAGGAAATGGTGGACGCCACCCAGCACGGTCATGAGCAGGGAGTCGCCCGCGTGCTGCCAATTGAGGTTGGTGGCGTAGACGCCTTGCAGCATCAGCGTCAGCAACGCACCGCAATAGCCCACGAAGCCGCCGGTCAAGACGAAGCCGCCGAGCCGGATGCGATAGACGTCGTAGCCGAGGCTGAGGGCCCGGTGCTCGTTATCGCGCACCGCCTGCAGCGTGCGGCCGAACGGCGAATGGGCGATGCGCCAGAGCAGCGCCATGCCGAGCGTCACGGTCGCGACGACGAAGGCGTGGAAGCCCAAGTCGCTCGGGAAGCTCGACCGGGCGACGCCCTGCAGCCCGTTCTCGCCGCCGGTGACCGCCGTCCATTTGAATGCGACCTCGAAGGCGATCTGCGAGAAGGCGAGGGTCAGCAGCGAGAAATAGAGCCCTTTGCGCCGCAGGATCAGCGCGCCGATCAGCAGCGCCAGCACGACCGAGAACAGGACCGAGAAAACAAGCGCGGCCAGGTCATTGCCGTAGCCGCCGAGGATGAAGAAGGCGGCCGCGTAGCTGGCCGAGCCGAAGAAGACCGAGGCGCCGAACGGCACCAGGCCGGTATAGCCCACGAGCAGGTTCACGCCGGCGCCGTAGAGCGTGTAGATCGCGATCTCGGTGATGAGCGAGATCGGCGCGCCGATCGCAAGCCAGCCCAAGGTCAGCAGCACGAGGATGCCGGCGACGGTGAGCGCCGGGTGGCGGATCATGGCGGGGCTCATTCGAACCGCTCCCACCGCTCGCCGAACAGGCCGCGCGGCCGGACCAGCAGGATCAGCGCCATCAGGATGTACATGGCAGCCCCCGACCATTCCGGCTGGAACTGGATGGTCATGGACGTGGTGATGCCGACCAGCAGGCCCGCGACGATGGCGCCGGCGTAGGAGCCGAGGCCGCCGATCGTGACGATGACGAAGGCCGGCATGATGGCGCCCGCGGCCATCGAGGGGGTGACGGTCCAGAGCGGGGCCGCCAGCATGCCGGCGAGCCCGGCCAAGAGGCAGCCCATGCCGAACACGCCGCTGAACACGATCGGCAGGTTGATGCCGAGCAGCCCGACCATCTCCGGGTCGCGCGACCCGGCGCGGATGATGCGGCCGTAGGCGGTGTAGCTCAAGAACGCCCAGAAGGCGACGAGCGCCAGCGCGGTCACGACCAGCACGAACATGCGGTACTTGGTGATGAGGATCGGGCCGTATTCGATGAAGCCGGCGAGGAACTTGGGGGCGGCGAACGGCACGGCGGCACCGCCGAATATGAGGCGCAGCACCGCCTCCGCCAAAAGGGCGAGCGCGAAGGTCAGGATCAGGCCCAGGAGCG is part of the Aliidongia dinghuensis genome and encodes:
- a CDS encoding branched-chain amino acid ABC transporter permease, giving the protein MLDMVLSQAANGLVLGFLYVLIAIGLSIIFGMLGIVNFAHGSFFAVGAYLAYALTLQFGWVGTLAAPVLTGVIGIAVEVVLIRWLYGKEPLLGLILTFALALLAEAVLRLIFGGAAVPFAAPKFLAGFIEYGPILITKYRMFVLVVTALALVAFWAFLSYTAYGRIIRAGSRDPEMVGLLGINLPIVFSGVFGMGCLLAGLAGMLAAPLWTVTPSMAAGAIMPAFVIVTIGGLGSYAGAIVAGLLVGITTSMTIQFQPEWSGAAMYILMALILLVRPRGLFGERWERFE